The Streptomyces sp. P9-A4 genome contains a region encoding:
- a CDS encoding acyl-CoA dehydrogenase family protein, with the protein MKRQLYTEDHEAFRGVVRTFLEKEVLPHYEQWEKDGIVSREVWLAAGRKGLLGIAVDEEYGGGGNPDFRYASVLAEEFTRAGAPGLAIGLHNDIIGPYLTSLGTEEQKRRWLPGFCSGETITAIAMTEPGAGSDLQGIRTTAEDHGDHWILNGSKTFISNGILADLVVVVARTTPEGGAHGLSLLVVERGAEGFERGRNLDKIGQKSQDTAELFFHDVRVPKENLLGELNGAFVHLMTNLAQERMAIAVAGIAAAEHLLEITTTYVKEREAFGRPLSRLQHIRFEIAEMATECAVTRSFLDRCIEEHAAGTLDAVHASMAKWWATELQKRVADRCLQLHGGYGYMSEFPVARAYTDGRIQTIYGGTTEIMKEIIGRSLLG; encoded by the coding sequence ATGAAGCGCCAGCTCTACACCGAGGACCACGAGGCCTTCCGCGGAGTCGTCCGCACCTTCCTGGAGAAGGAGGTGCTGCCCCACTACGAGCAGTGGGAGAAGGACGGCATCGTCTCCCGCGAGGTCTGGCTCGCCGCCGGACGGAAGGGCCTCCTCGGCATCGCCGTCGACGAGGAGTACGGCGGCGGCGGCAACCCCGACTTCCGCTACGCCTCCGTCCTGGCCGAGGAGTTCACCCGGGCCGGCGCCCCCGGGCTCGCCATCGGCCTGCACAACGACATCATCGGCCCGTATCTGACCTCGCTCGGCACCGAGGAGCAGAAGCGGCGCTGGCTGCCGGGTTTCTGCTCCGGCGAGACGATCACCGCCATCGCCATGACGGAACCCGGCGCGGGCTCGGACCTCCAGGGCATCCGTACCACCGCCGAGGACCACGGGGACCACTGGATCCTCAACGGCTCCAAGACCTTCATCTCCAACGGCATCCTCGCGGACCTGGTGGTCGTCGTCGCCCGTACCACCCCGGAGGGCGGCGCGCACGGCCTCTCCCTGCTGGTCGTCGAGCGCGGAGCCGAGGGCTTCGAGCGCGGCCGGAACCTCGACAAGATCGGGCAGAAGTCCCAGGACACCGCCGAACTGTTCTTCCACGACGTCCGCGTCCCCAAGGAGAACCTGCTCGGCGAGCTGAACGGCGCCTTCGTCCACCTGATGACCAACCTCGCCCAGGAGCGGATGGCCATCGCCGTCGCCGGCATCGCCGCGGCCGAACACCTCCTGGAGATCACCACCACGTACGTCAAGGAGCGCGAGGCCTTCGGGCGCCCGCTCTCCCGGCTCCAGCACATCCGCTTCGAGATCGCGGAGATGGCCACCGAGTGCGCCGTCACCCGGTCCTTCCTGGACCGCTGCATCGAGGAACACGCCGCGGGGACGCTGGACGCCGTGCACGCCTCCATGGCCAAGTGGTGGGCCACCGAACTCCAGAAGCGGGTCGCCGACCGCTGTCTGCAACTGCACGGCGGATACGGCTACATGAGCGAATTCCCGGTCGCCCGCGCCTACACCGACGGCCGGATCCAGACCATCTACGGCGGCACCACCGAGATCATGAAGGAGATCATCGGCCGTTCCCTCCTCGGCTGA
- a CDS encoding acetyl-CoA C-acetyltransferase translates to MSTEAYVYDAIRTPRGRGKANGSLHGTKPIDLVVGLIREIQTRNPGLDPATIDDIVLGVVGPVGDQGSDIARIAAIAAGLPDTVAGVQENRFCASGLEAVNMAAMKVRSGWEDLVLAGGVESMSRVPMASDGGAWFSDPMTNLETNFVPQGIGADLIATIEGFTRRDVDEYAALSQERAAAAVKDGRFARSVVPVRDRAGLTVLDHDEFLRPGTTADSLARLKPSFADIGELGGFDAVALQKYHWVEAIDHVHHAGNSSGIVDGASLVAIGSKEAGERNGLTPRARIVSAAVSGSEPTIMLTGPAPATRKALAKAGLTIDDIDLVEINEAFAAVVLRFVKDMGLSLDKVNVNGGAIALGHPLGATGAMILGTLVDELERQDKRYGLATLCVGGGMGIATVVERV, encoded by the coding sequence GTGAGCACCGAAGCGTACGTGTACGACGCGATCCGCACCCCGCGCGGACGCGGCAAGGCCAACGGCTCCCTGCACGGCACCAAGCCCATCGACCTGGTCGTCGGCCTCATCCGGGAGATCCAGACCCGCAACCCGGGTCTCGACCCCGCGACGATCGACGACATCGTCCTCGGCGTCGTCGGCCCCGTCGGTGACCAGGGCTCCGACATCGCCCGGATCGCCGCCATCGCGGCCGGTCTCCCCGACACCGTCGCCGGCGTCCAGGAGAACCGCTTTTGTGCCTCCGGCCTCGAAGCGGTCAACATGGCCGCCATGAAGGTCCGCTCCGGCTGGGAGGACCTCGTCCTCGCCGGCGGCGTCGAGTCCATGTCCCGGGTGCCGATGGCCTCCGACGGCGGCGCCTGGTTCTCCGACCCGATGACCAACCTGGAGACCAACTTCGTCCCCCAGGGCATCGGCGCCGACCTCATCGCCACCATCGAGGGCTTCACCCGCCGCGACGTCGACGAGTACGCCGCGCTCTCGCAGGAGCGCGCCGCCGCCGCCGTCAAGGACGGCCGCTTCGCCCGCTCGGTCGTCCCCGTCAGGGACCGCGCCGGACTCACCGTCCTCGACCACGACGAGTTCCTGCGCCCCGGCACCACCGCCGACTCCCTGGCCCGCCTCAAGCCCTCCTTCGCGGACATCGGCGAACTCGGCGGCTTCGACGCGGTCGCGCTGCAGAAGTACCACTGGGTCGAGGCGATCGACCACGTCCACCACGCGGGCAACTCCTCCGGCATCGTCGACGGCGCCTCCCTCGTCGCCATCGGCTCCAAGGAGGCGGGCGAGCGCAACGGCCTGACCCCGCGCGCCCGGATCGTGTCCGCGGCCGTCTCCGGCTCCGAGCCGACCATCATGCTCACCGGCCCCGCCCCGGCCACCCGCAAGGCACTCGCCAAGGCCGGCCTCACCATCGACGACATCGACCTCGTCGAGATCAACGAGGCCTTCGCGGCCGTCGTCCTGCGCTTCGTCAAGGACATGGGCCTCTCCCTGGACAAGGTCAACGTCAACGGTGGCGCCATCGCCCTCGGCCACCCGCTCGGAGCCACCGGCGCGATGATCCTCGGCACCCTCGTCGACGAGCTGGAGCGGCAGGACAAGCGCTACGGCCTGGCCACCCTCTGCGTGGGCGGCGGCATGGGCATCGCCACCGTCGTCGAGCGCGTCTGA
- a CDS encoding 3-hydroxyacyl-CoA dehydrogenase NAD-binding domain-containing protein has protein sequence MSESTTIRWEQDETGIVTLVLDDPDQSANTMNQAFRASIKATADRVEAEKDSIRGIIYTSAKKTFFAGGDLKDMVQAGPEHAQDIFDTAIEIKNALRRIETLGKPVVAAINGAALGGGYEIALASHHRVALDAPGSKIGLPEVTLGLLPGGGGVARTVRLMGITDALLKVLLQGTQYAPKRALDNGLVHEVAADAEEMMAKAIAFIDAHPESHQPWDVPGYRIPGGTPSNPKFAANLPAFPANLRKQTAGAPYPAPAAIMAAAVEGSQVDFETAMTIESRYFTELVVGQTAKNMIQAFFFDLQAVNSGASRPKGVEKRQVRKVAVLGAGMMGAGIAYSCARAGIEVVLKDVSAESAAKGKAYSEALCAKAVSRGRTTQEKADALLARITPTAEARDLAGCDAVIEAVFEDTALKHKVFQEIQSVVEPDALLCSNTSTLPISELAEGVERQADFIGLHFFSPVDKMPLVEIIKGERTGDEALARAFDLVRQINKTPIVVNDSRGFFTSRVIGHFINEGVAMVGEGIEPASVEQAAAQAGYPAKVLSLMDELTLTLPRKIRNETKRAIEEAGGTWTTHPGEAVIDRMVDEFGRPGRSGGAGFYEYGEDGKRGRLWPGLREHFTRPGYEIPFRDMQERMLFSEALDTVRLLEEGVLTSVADANIGSIMGIGFPAWTGGVLQYVNGYEGGVAGFVARARELAETYGERFTPPALLVEKAERGEVFTDA, from the coding sequence ATGAGCGAGAGCACCACCATCCGCTGGGAGCAGGACGAGACCGGGATCGTCACCCTCGTCCTCGACGACCCCGACCAGTCCGCCAACACCATGAACCAGGCCTTCCGGGCCTCCATCAAGGCGACCGCCGACCGGGTCGAGGCCGAGAAGGACTCCATCCGCGGCATCATCTACACCTCCGCGAAGAAGACCTTCTTCGCCGGCGGCGATCTCAAGGACATGGTCCAGGCGGGCCCCGAGCACGCCCAGGACATCTTCGACACCGCCATCGAGATCAAGAACGCGCTGCGCCGGATCGAGACCCTCGGCAAGCCCGTGGTCGCCGCGATCAACGGCGCCGCGCTCGGCGGCGGCTACGAGATCGCCCTCGCCTCGCACCACCGCGTCGCGCTCGACGCCCCCGGCTCCAAGATCGGCCTGCCCGAGGTCACCCTCGGTCTGCTGCCGGGCGGCGGCGGCGTCGCCCGTACCGTACGCCTCATGGGCATCACCGACGCCCTGCTCAAGGTGCTGCTCCAGGGCACCCAGTACGCCCCGAAGCGCGCCCTCGACAACGGTCTGGTCCACGAGGTGGCGGCCGACGCCGAGGAGATGATGGCCAAGGCCATCGCCTTCATCGACGCGCACCCCGAGTCCCACCAGCCCTGGGACGTCCCCGGGTACCGCATCCCCGGCGGCACCCCGTCGAACCCGAAGTTCGCCGCCAACCTGCCCGCCTTCCCGGCGAACCTGCGCAAGCAGACGGCCGGCGCGCCCTACCCGGCGCCCGCCGCGATCATGGCCGCCGCCGTCGAGGGCTCCCAGGTCGACTTCGAGACCGCGATGACCATCGAGAGCCGCTACTTCACCGAGCTGGTCGTCGGCCAGACGGCGAAGAACATGATCCAGGCGTTCTTCTTCGACCTCCAGGCCGTCAACTCGGGCGCCAGCCGGCCGAAGGGCGTGGAGAAGCGGCAGGTCCGCAAGGTCGCCGTCCTCGGCGCCGGGATGATGGGCGCCGGCATCGCGTACTCCTGCGCCCGCGCCGGCATCGAGGTCGTCCTCAAGGACGTCTCCGCCGAGTCCGCCGCCAAGGGCAAGGCCTACTCGGAGGCGCTCTGCGCCAAGGCCGTGAGCCGTGGCCGCACCACCCAGGAGAAGGCGGACGCCCTCCTCGCCCGGATCACCCCGACCGCCGAGGCCCGGGACCTGGCGGGCTGCGACGCCGTGATCGAGGCGGTCTTCGAGGACACGGCGCTCAAGCACAAGGTCTTCCAGGAGATCCAGTCCGTCGTCGAGCCCGACGCGCTGCTCTGCTCCAACACCTCGACCCTGCCGATCTCCGAGCTCGCGGAGGGCGTCGAGCGCCAGGCCGACTTCATCGGCCTGCACTTCTTCTCGCCCGTCGACAAGATGCCGCTGGTCGAGATCATCAAGGGCGAGCGGACCGGCGACGAGGCGCTCGCCCGCGCCTTCGACCTGGTCCGGCAGATCAACAAGACGCCGATCGTCGTCAACGACTCGCGCGGCTTCTTCACCTCCCGGGTGATCGGCCACTTCATCAACGAGGGTGTCGCCATGGTCGGCGAGGGCATCGAGCCCGCCTCCGTCGAGCAGGCCGCCGCGCAGGCCGGCTACCCGGCCAAGGTCCTCTCCCTGATGGACGAGCTGACCCTGACGCTGCCCCGCAAGATCCGCAACGAGACGAAGCGGGCGATCGAGGAGGCCGGTGGCACCTGGACGACCCACCCGGGCGAGGCCGTGATCGACCGGATGGTCGACGAGTTCGGGCGGCCCGGCCGGAGCGGCGGAGCGGGGTTCTACGAGTACGGCGAGGACGGCAAGCGCGGTCGCCTCTGGCCCGGCCTGCGCGAGCACTTCACCAGGCCCGGGTACGAGATCCCCTTCCGCGACATGCAGGAGCGGATGCTCTTCTCGGAGGCCCTGGACACCGTCCGGCTCCTTGAGGAGGGCGTCCTGACCTCGGTCGCGGACGCCAACATCGGCTCCATCATGGGCATCGGCTTCCCGGCCTGGACCGGCGGCGTGCTCCAGTACGTCAACGGCTACGAGGGCGGCGTCGCCGGCTTCGTGGCCCGCGCGCGCGAGCTGGCGGAGACGTACGGCGAGCGGTTCACCCCGCCGGCCCTCCTGGTCGAGAAGGCGGAGCGGGGCGAGGTCTTCACCGACGCCTGA
- a CDS encoding MerR family transcriptional regulator: MGVGTDQEDGPSYTVDELAARAGVTVRTVRFYGTRGLLPPPVIGARRVGHYGQGHLSRLALIEELQRQGMTLAAIERYLEQLPADLSAQDLAIHRALVASWAPESAETITRRELERRAGRALTEEDVDRLAAMGVLDRTAEDDTFRLDGSLLRLGVELLDVPIEHETILASRTVLLEHARAAAQELSRLFRDEVWSPYRESGEDPDHLSAMKSLSAHMQPMVVQALLTAFQRSLSEELSTAFRRR; the protein is encoded by the coding sequence ATGGGCGTCGGGACGGACCAGGAGGACGGGCCCAGCTACACCGTCGACGAGCTCGCCGCGCGGGCCGGGGTCACAGTGCGGACCGTACGGTTCTACGGGACCCGGGGGCTGCTCCCGCCGCCCGTCATCGGCGCCCGCAGGGTCGGCCACTACGGACAGGGCCACCTCTCCCGGCTCGCGCTGATCGAGGAGCTCCAGCGGCAGGGGATGACGCTGGCCGCGATCGAGCGGTACCTGGAGCAGCTGCCGGCCGACCTCAGCGCGCAGGACCTGGCGATCCACCGGGCGCTGGTCGCCTCCTGGGCGCCCGAGTCCGCGGAGACCATCACCCGGCGCGAGCTGGAGCGGCGCGCCGGGCGGGCGCTGACCGAGGAGGACGTGGACCGGCTGGCCGCGATGGGGGTGCTGGACCGGACCGCCGAGGACGACACCTTCCGGCTGGACGGCTCGCTGCTGCGGCTGGGCGTCGAGCTGCTCGACGTGCCGATCGAGCACGAGACGATCCTCGCCTCCCGCACCGTACTCCTGGAGCACGCGCGCGCCGCCGCCCAGGAGCTCTCCCGGCTGTTCCGGGACGAGGTGTGGAGCCCGTACCGGGAGAGCGGGGAGGACCCCGACCACCTGAGCGCGATGAAGTCGCTCTCGGCGCACATGCAGCCGATGGTGGTCCAGGCCCTTCTCACCGCGTTCCAGCGCTCACTGAGCGAGGAGCTGAGCACGGCTTTCAGGCGTCGGTGA
- a CDS encoding discoidin domain-containing protein — MSQGKPATASSTEAAGYEPGKAVDGQTGTRWASAEGVDPQWLRVDLGAPVPLSRVRLDWEAAYATAYRIQGSTDGTTWTDLASVTAGDGGTDELAVNGTARYVRVYGTRRATAYGYSLWEFKVYGPGAA, encoded by the coding sequence CTGTCCCAGGGCAAGCCGGCCACCGCCTCCTCCACCGAGGCCGCGGGGTACGAACCCGGAAAGGCGGTGGACGGACAGACCGGCACCCGCTGGGCCTCCGCCGAGGGCGTCGATCCGCAGTGGCTCCGCGTCGACCTGGGCGCCCCCGTCCCGCTCTCGCGGGTCCGGCTCGACTGGGAGGCCGCGTACGCCACGGCGTACCGGATCCAGGGTTCCACCGACGGGACGACCTGGACGGACCTCGCCTCGGTGACGGCCGGCGACGGCGGCACGGACGAGCTCGCGGTGAACGGGACGGCCCGCTACGTCCGGGTGTACGGCACCCGGCGGGCCACGGCGTACGGCTACTCGCTGTGGGAGTTCAAGGTCTACGGCCCGGGGGCGGCCTGA
- a CDS encoding methyltransferase domain-containing protein — translation MSTFDDAPGDVPGGGRYGESAFRPEQAGEGKRIDFGALAYDDISFARLTALGAGPGWDCLDVGAGTGTLSRRLLEEAGVAGVLAVDRDVRFLAARPVPGLGLLEADITAPDFAPGRFRLVHARFVLMHLAERERLVGTLAGLVAPGGVLVVSDAVDLTSDRTPSTPYTVAMRAMWQGLRATIGTDVSGVASYPRLLRAAGLAPVAAEIHVPPLVPGSPLSLFWADTWDRSREAMRATGLIDDAGIDAAVRYLDSDACAALSAGMLTAWGRKPDGAARA, via the coding sequence ATGAGCACGTTCGACGATGCCCCCGGGGACGTTCCGGGTGGCGGCCGGTACGGCGAGTCCGCCTTCCGGCCCGAGCAGGCGGGTGAGGGCAAGCGCATCGACTTCGGCGCCCTCGCCTACGACGACATCAGCTTCGCCCGGCTGACGGCGCTGGGCGCCGGGCCGGGGTGGGACTGCCTCGACGTGGGCGCCGGCACCGGCACCCTCTCCCGGCGCCTCCTCGAAGAGGCCGGGGTGGCGGGCGTCCTCGCCGTGGACCGCGACGTACGTTTCCTCGCCGCACGGCCCGTCCCCGGGCTCGGGCTGCTGGAGGCCGACATCACCGCCCCGGACTTCGCCCCCGGCCGGTTCCGGCTCGTCCACGCGCGTTTCGTCCTGATGCACCTGGCCGAGCGCGAGCGGCTGGTCGGCACCCTGGCCGGGCTCGTCGCGCCCGGCGGCGTGCTGGTCGTCAGCGACGCCGTCGACCTGACGAGCGACCGGACGCCCAGCACCCCGTACACCGTCGCCATGCGGGCCATGTGGCAGGGGCTGCGGGCCACCATCGGCACCGATGTCTCCGGGGTGGCCTCGTACCCGCGGCTGCTGCGGGCGGCCGGGCTCGCGCCCGTCGCCGCCGAGATCCACGTACCGCCGCTGGTGCCCGGGAGTCCCCTCAGCCTCTTCTGGGCGGACACCTGGGACCGCAGCCGCGAGGCGATGCGCGCCACCGGTCTGATCGACGACGCCGGAATCGACGCGGCGGTCCGCTACCTGGACTCCGACGCGTGCGCCGCGCTGTCCGCCGGCATGCTCACCGCCTGGGGACGGAAGCCCGACGGGGCGGCCCGCGCCTGA
- the sph gene encoding sphingomyelin phosphodiesterase has product MGVHVSFAALRRAPGAALSLALAAAALAATAPGATAASATTAAEAPRLKVLTYNTFIFSKTLYPNWGQDHRAAAIPAAPFFQGQDVVVLQEAFDNSASDALKANAAPRYPYQTPVVGRSKSGWDATGGSYSATTPEDGGVTILSKWPIVRKEQYVYKDACGADWWSNKGFAYTVLDVNGSRVHVVGTHAQSTDPGCSAGEAAQMRSRQFKTIDAFLDAKNIPANEQVIVAGDMNVDSHTPEYDTMLADAGLVGADARTGHPYSFDTELNSIASERYPDDPREDLDYILYRAGNARPAGWTNNVVLEKSAPWTVSSWGTQYTYSNLSDHYPVTGF; this is encoded by the coding sequence ATGGGAGTTCACGTGTCGTTCGCCGCGCTCCGCCGCGCCCCCGGCGCCGCTCTTTCCCTTGCGCTCGCCGCCGCCGCCCTGGCCGCGACCGCACCGGGCGCGACCGCAGCCTCCGCCACGACGGCCGCCGAGGCGCCGCGGCTGAAGGTGCTCACGTACAACACGTTCATTTTCAGCAAGACCCTCTACCCGAACTGGGGCCAGGACCACCGGGCAGCCGCGATCCCCGCCGCCCCCTTCTTCCAGGGCCAGGACGTCGTCGTGCTCCAGGAGGCCTTCGACAACTCCGCCTCGGACGCGCTCAAGGCGAACGCCGCCCCCCGGTACCCGTACCAGACCCCGGTCGTCGGCCGCAGCAAGAGCGGCTGGGACGCCACCGGCGGGTCCTACTCCGCCACCACCCCGGAGGACGGCGGGGTGACGATCCTCAGCAAGTGGCCGATCGTCCGCAAGGAGCAGTACGTCTACAAGGACGCCTGCGGCGCCGACTGGTGGTCGAACAAGGGCTTCGCGTACACCGTCCTCGATGTGAACGGCAGCCGCGTCCACGTCGTCGGCACCCACGCCCAGTCCACCGACCCGGGCTGCTCGGCCGGCGAGGCGGCGCAGATGCGCAGCCGCCAGTTCAAGACGATCGACGCCTTCCTCGACGCCAAGAACATCCCGGCGAACGAGCAGGTCATCGTCGCCGGTGACATGAACGTCGACTCGCACACCCCGGAGTACGACACCATGCTCGCCGACGCCGGTCTGGTGGGCGCGGACGCCCGCACCGGCCACCCGTACTCCTTCGACACCGAGCTGAACTCGATCGCCTCCGAGCGCTACCCGGACGACCCGCGCGAGGACCTCGACTACATCCTCTACCGCGCCGGGAACGCCCGCCCCGCCGGCTGGACCAACAACGTGGTGCTGGAGAAGAGCGCCCCGTGGACCGTATCCAGCTGGGGCACCCAGTACACGTACAGCAACCTCTCCGACCACTACCCGGTCACCGGGTTCTGA
- a CDS encoding F0F1 ATP synthase subunit B family protein has protein sequence MTLANSTIFKMDLGPLNPVWAELILGLVVFGFTFLVLAKGILPKIKRTLEEREDAIDGGTERADDLRSEATQIREQYEAELAEARHEAARIRSKAVEEGSEAIAAARAEGNAERDTILAAGAAKIAAERAAAERELTADVDAWAHALAARIVGEPVGADRA, from the coding sequence ATGACCCTCGCGAACTCGACGATCTTCAAGATGGACCTCGGTCCGCTCAACCCTGTCTGGGCAGAGCTCATCCTCGGCCTGGTGGTGTTCGGATTCACCTTCCTCGTCCTGGCGAAGGGCATCCTGCCGAAGATCAAGCGCACCCTTGAGGAGCGCGAAGACGCCATCGACGGCGGCACCGAGCGCGCCGACGACCTGCGCTCCGAGGCCACGCAGATCCGTGAGCAGTACGAGGCCGAGCTGGCCGAGGCCCGCCACGAGGCCGCCCGCATCCGCTCCAAGGCCGTCGAGGAGGGCTCGGAGGCCATCGCCGCCGCCCGCGCCGAGGGCAACGCCGAGCGCGACACCATCCTCGCCGCCGGTGCCGCGAAGATCGCCGCCGAGCGCGCCGCCGCCGAGCGCGAGCTCACCGCGGACGTCGACGCCTGGGCGCACGCCCTCGCCGCCCGTATCGTCGGCGAGCCGGTCGGCGCCGACCGCGCCTGA
- a CDS encoding oxygenase MpaB family protein produces MRRSPVERAKRADRAPTDGRAGDPEPPPVGGVLWSVAGDVRALLMLPAALTMQVAHPAIGAGVDAHSVFRTDPWGRGERSLSSLQLWIYGGEEATEEGRRLRELHRTIQGTDAHGRRYHALTPAYYSWVHATGFPVYTWGLSLLARPLTAAQERQLYAEWLQVGRILGIHDRDMPQTIEAFWPYYRKVLAEELEATVVVRELLDPDQPVPAPDRGPLPIRLALRLLWPVLRRPFLRLRAFLTVGLMPPDARAAIGLEWTDAQERALRRFARVVRAVVPVLPERLRYLPLARKARGAARRAGR; encoded by the coding sequence ATGAGGAGAAGCCCCGTGGAACGAGCGAAGCGCGCCGACCGCGCCCCGACGGACGGCCGCGCGGGCGACCCGGAGCCGCCGCCCGTCGGCGGAGTGCTGTGGAGCGTCGCGGGTGACGTCCGCGCGCTGCTCATGCTGCCCGCCGCCCTCACCATGCAGGTCGCCCACCCCGCGATCGGCGCCGGCGTCGACGCCCACTCGGTCTTCCGTACCGACCCCTGGGGCCGCGGCGAGCGCTCCCTGAGCTCGCTCCAGCTGTGGATCTACGGCGGCGAGGAGGCCACCGAGGAAGGGCGCCGCCTCCGGGAACTGCACCGGACCATCCAGGGCACCGACGCCCACGGACGCCGCTACCACGCCCTCACCCCCGCCTACTACTCCTGGGTGCACGCCACCGGCTTCCCCGTCTACACCTGGGGGCTCAGCCTCCTCGCCCGCCCCCTCACCGCGGCGCAGGAGCGGCAGCTGTACGCCGAGTGGCTCCAGGTCGGCCGGATCCTCGGCATCCACGACCGGGACATGCCGCAGACGATCGAGGCGTTCTGGCCGTACTACCGCAAGGTCCTCGCCGAGGAGCTGGAGGCGACCGTCGTCGTCCGGGAGCTGCTCGACCCCGACCAGCCGGTGCCCGCCCCCGACCGGGGCCCGCTGCCGATCCGGCTCGCCCTCCGGCTGCTCTGGCCCGTGCTGCGCCGGCCCTTCCTGCGCCTGCGGGCCTTCCTCACCGTCGGCCTGATGCCGCCGGACGCCCGGGCGGCCATCGGCCTGGAGTGGACGGACGCCCAGGAACGGGCGCTGCGCCGGTTCGCCCGGGTCGTCCGCGCCGTGGTCCCCGTCCTGCCGGAGCGGCTGCGCTATCTGCCGCTCGCCCGGAAGGCCCGTGGGGCCGCCCGTCGCGCCGGGCGCTGA
- a CDS encoding M1 family metallopeptidase: protein MHRRIIVPSALAASLLLAIPASAADFSPGAPGIGDSYYPTSGNGGYDVSHYDLRLKYQPATDLLEGTATILATTTQNLSRFNLDIGLAVSEVRVNGRLAKFAASGAHELEVTPAAPLEKNKSVTVVVRYAGKPSEVKIDGWSAWARTPDGGVAAQEPDSAVWWFPSNDHPLDKATFDVSVQVPDGTQAISNGVLQSQSSFLGWTRFNWRSNKPQATYLATLAVGKFDITTDRTANGLPVLNAYSKDLGDNGGAARASIERTTEVAEWLEGIFGPYPFNSLGGYVPNVTSGFALETQTRPFYSPRQFANGANVSVVVHELAHQWYGDSVSVRGWKDIWVNEGFARYSQWLWSEKQGEGTAQELADYVYATRTADDPFWTVKPGDPGADNQFHIAVYDRGALALQALRNEIGDEDFFAILKGWPQQFAYGNARVADFVRYAEQVSGKPLAELFDTWLYQPSKPSASTAAAVGLSAPAAAPASGGPAARTTAPKPVQPKSWKKIAATNTVHETGEHGGH, encoded by the coding sequence GTGCACCGCAGAATCATCGTTCCGAGCGCCCTCGCGGCCTCCCTGCTGCTGGCGATCCCGGCATCGGCGGCCGACTTCAGTCCTGGGGCCCCGGGCATCGGCGACTCCTACTACCCCACCAGCGGCAACGGCGGCTACGACGTCTCCCACTACGACCTGCGCCTGAAGTACCAGCCCGCCACGGACCTGCTGGAGGGCACGGCGACGATCCTCGCCACCACCACCCAGAACCTGTCCCGGTTCAACCTGGACATCGGCCTGGCCGTCAGCGAGGTACGGGTCAACGGCCGTCTCGCGAAGTTCGCCGCCTCGGGCGCCCACGAGCTGGAGGTCACCCCGGCGGCCCCGCTGGAGAAGAACAAGTCGGTCACGGTCGTCGTCCGCTACGCGGGCAAGCCCTCCGAGGTGAAGATCGACGGCTGGTCGGCCTGGGCCCGTACTCCGGACGGCGGTGTGGCGGCGCAGGAGCCGGATTCGGCCGTCTGGTGGTTCCCCTCCAACGACCACCCGCTGGACAAGGCCACCTTCGACGTCTCCGTCCAGGTGCCGGACGGCACCCAGGCCATCAGCAACGGTGTGCTCCAGTCGCAGTCCTCGTTCCTCGGCTGGACCCGCTTCAACTGGCGCTCCAACAAGCCGCAGGCGACCTATCTCGCCACTCTCGCCGTCGGGAAGTTCGACATCACGACGGACAGGACGGCGAACGGGCTGCCGGTCCTCAACGCGTACAGCAAGGACCTCGGTGACAACGGCGGCGCCGCGCGCGCCTCGATCGAGCGGACGACCGAGGTCGCGGAGTGGCTCGAAGGGATCTTCGGCCCGTACCCCTTCAACTCGCTCGGCGGTTACGTGCCCAATGTGACCAGCGGATTCGCCCTGGAGACGCAGACCCGCCCGTTCTACAGCCCGCGGCAGTTCGCCAACGGCGCGAACGTGTCGGTGGTCGTCCACGAGCTGGCGCACCAGTGGTACGGCGACAGCGTGTCCGTCCGCGGCTGGAAGGACATCTGGGTCAACGAGGGCTTCGCCCGCTACAGCCAGTGGCTGTGGTCGGAGAAGCAGGGCGAGGGCACGGCCCAGGAGCTGGCGGACTACGTGTACGCCACGCGGACGGCCGACGACCCGTTCTGGACGGTGAAGCCGGGTGACCCGGGTGCGGACAACCAGTTCCACATCGCCGTCTACGACCGGGGCGCGCTGGCCCTCCAGGCGCTGCGCAACGAGATCGGCGACGAGGACTTCTTCGCGATTCTGAAGGGCTGGCCGCAGCAGTTCGCCTACGGGAACGCGCGCGTGGCCGATTTCGTACGGTACGCGGAGCAGGTCTCCGGCAAGCCGCTGGCCGAGCTGTTCGACACCTGGCTGTACCAGCCCTCGAAGCCGTCCGCGTCGACGGCGGCGGCCGTCGGTCTGTCCGCCCCGGCGGCGGCGCCGGCGTCCGGTGGTCCGGCCGCGCGGACGACGGCCCCGAAGCCGGTGCAGCCGAAGTCCTGGAAGAAGATCGCGGCGACGAACACGGTCCACGAGACCGGGGAGCACGGCGGGCACTGA